The segment AGTAGGAAAAACTGATATGATGATAAGTACAAAAGTTTTATAAATGAACATTATcgataaaattttcaaaacttatGAACGGATATAAATGTatacaaaatagttttgttttgtaaattaCTAAATTCTAAGCAGCTTTATACTTTAGATGTATTGGAAAGTGCTGCATGTCATGTCATGTCATGTCATGTTTGTTACTTATCTCATATGACAtgtcaaaacaaaataaatttatacatAATTTAATCAATGCGttgattattaataaattttgtttgaatttgTTGATTAAATGGTAATGTATAAAGTTTGCTTCTTTGTCAATTTGGCTAAGTAGAAATTGAACCGATTAATAATTACTTTTTCTGTGTCAAAAACTGTAAGcgaaggaagaagagaagacacAACACCGTTCGTTGATTCTAGTCGTCGTCTTCGCACAACTAAACAAAAGGTCTCTCCTTTCTCTTCACTCTCCTCAGAAGCTTTACTGACAATACAATTTCTCTTCCCATTGTTGGTTCAAACTCGTTTTCTCGATTAaagttgtttccttttttaactCATTCTCACTAACCCATTTTAGGGTTTGTGTTGCTTCTGCTTCTCCCTTTCTCAAGTTTGGAGCTTTGGCTGAGATTTGGCTTGTAGGGTTTGTTATGTTCTCGTCTGATTTGttttgctatttttggaaactcTTCCGTGGGTTTGAAGAAAGGGTTAAACGATGGAGGAGATCAAGGTGGAGAACGTGGGGAACGAGTGTAGGGTGAGGGGTGAGGGTCTTCGTAAGGCGTTGGACAAGGTTAACGCTCATGCTTCCGACATACTTGTCTTTAATGTTCAGTGGAAAGACTTGAATGAGTGTGTGGAATCAGTCCAAGGCAAATTAGAGGAGAGGTTCAGGGAGTTAGAAAGGTCAAAATTAGAGGAGAGGTCCAAGGAGGTTGAGTTGAAAGGTCAAAATTTTGGACTTGAAGAGAGGGTTAAAGTGgttgaagaagctgaagctaAGGTTGCTGATTTGGAGATGAAATCTGATGGGGTTCGGATGGATGTTGAAGCAATGAAGAAAGAGCTTAGCTTTCTCACGGAACAGGTGGAGGTTTCTCTAGGCAAGTCTAATGCAGAGGAAGCGAGACTGTCTCGGCTTAGGCAATTGGTGGAAGAGTGTGAGGAAGAGAGAATGTTGAAGGAGAGTCAGCTTAATTAGATGGTGGAATCTTGGAGAAAGACTCATGTTGAGCTTGGTTTGAAAGGTGAAGAGCTAGCAAAGATGGAGACTGATCTTGAGAAATGCCGTGATGATGTTAGCGCAGAGATGGAGGTTTTGAGTAGAACTCAAACTCACAGGAGAGAGTTGGATGAGGAAGTTGAGAGGAAGACAAAAGATCTCACATTGGTTCAGAAAAAGCTTGCGGAATGTGAGAAGCTGTTTGAAACAAGCACCTCAGAGCTGGTTAAGACTCAGGATGAGCTTGAATGTAAGCGAGAAGATTTAGGACAGATGGAAGCTGATTTTCAGAGGCATCGCGTTAAGGTCATCACAGAGAAGGATGATTGGGAAAGGACTCAAACTCACAGTAGAGAATTGGAAGAggagatagagagaaagaggaagGATCTTACAATGGTTCTTGATAAAATTGAGGAATGTGAGAGGCATCTAGAATCGGTGGAAGAGCAATTAGATTCCCAGCGGAAGCTGCGTGAGACACAGTCATCTGAGCTTGTCTCTAAAGAGAAGGAGTTGCAAGCACTTAGTCTGGACATTGACTTGAGGGAACAGACTGTCATATCCCTAAATAATGACATGGAATCAAAAGCCAAGGAGTTGGAGAACGTTCAAAAGCTAATTGAGGAAAGGAGTGCACATTGTGAGTCATTCAAGTTGTTGATTGAGGAACACAGTGAAGAACTTGTTTCTAAGGAGAAGCGATATGATGAGATAACGGATGATATTCGTAAGTTATCCTTGGAGATTGTCTTTCAAGAGAAGACATTGGGAAGAGCTCAAGCTTTTATTAAAAAGCTCTCTGAGAAACAAGATTCAGCAGAGAACAAAGTGGATTGGACAGAGAAAAAGCTGAATTCGACGAGAAGACATCTAGAAAGATGCATTGCTAAGCATAAGTCAAAGAAAAAAGAGCTTCGCTCTGTGAAGGATAGATACAGAGATTGCCTCGAAGATCTGGATATCAAAGAGAAGGAGTTGAAGTCTGTAGAATCAATACTCACTGAGAGAAATAAACAAGTTGAGGAAGGAGAGAAGATGATGCAAGATTTGAATAGCTCCATTGAGGAACTTATGGGACAGCTCAAGTTGAAACAAGAAGAGGTTTGttcaatcaacaagaccatcaCGGAATGCTCAGGTGAGTTGAAGGCTAAGATGAAACAACGTGATCAGGTTCAGAGCTCACTTACTGATCTTATTGCTGAGCTCAGTTCTGTCAAGAAAAAGATTCAAGACAGCTTGAAAGAGTTGCAATCTAAAGAGGTGGAGTTGAAAGATAAAAGCTTTGCACTTGAGGAAAGAGCTAAAAAGGTTGAAGAAGCAGAAGCCCGGCTTGTTGATTTAGAGAGGAAGTCTGATGGGTTTCAGATGAAAGTTGAAGCAAAGAGGAAAGAACTAAACTTTATCAAGAACCAGGTTGAGGTTTCTCTAGCCGAGTCCAATGCAGAGGAAGTGAGACTATCTGAGCTTAGGAGATTGGTGGAAGAGTGTGCGGCAGAGAAAATATTAAAGGCAAGTGAGCTTAGTGAGGTAGTGGAAACATGCAGACAGATGAAGACTGATCTTGAGAGATATCATGCTCAGGTCAGCGCAGAGATGGAGACTCTGAGGAAGTTGGAGGAGGCAGCTGAGAGGAAGTTGAAAGATCTCACGTTGGTTCAAGACAATATTGCGGAATGTGAGAAGATGTTTGAGACACGGTCATCTGAGCTTGTCTCTAAAGAGAAAGAGTTGGAAGTGCTTAGTCTGAAAATTGACTTGAGGGAACAGACGGTCATGTCCTTGAATAGTGACATGAAGGAGGCTTGCCAACGGATGGAGAACATTCAAAAGCTAATCGAGGAAAGGAGTAGACAATGTGAGTCACTAAAGTTGTTGTTTGAGAAACACAATGAACAACTTGCTTCAGCTGAGATTGCGCCTTCTCTAACACCTGGTACAATTGTCTCTCTAGTACCATAAAGATAACATTTTCGGTTTTGTGTGTGTTGTCTTCAAGTTATTCTTTATAACCTGATCCCATATAATAACAGTAGAGGTCTATTTTGAGTCCTGTGATGCTTATtgaattgttttttgttttgcagTCAACAATGTGCTATCATTGGATGTGAAGCCTGAAGAACCAGTCAACAATAGTGTGGCTTCTCATTTTCCTAATGAAGATGCTATTCTCAGGGACATTGAGGACTCAACATCTCTATCGCTGAACGAAGTCTCTACTGAACTTCAAATGTTTAAAGATCCAGGCAGGTTTGTTCTAACATCTGTCGAAAAGGCACTGACGGACGCTAGTGAGAGAGGAGAGTTGAGTTTAGAAGAGCCTATACTAATGGCTTTGGTTCCCCTTCTGGAGGAGCTGGCACGTGTTGGTATCTCTACTGATCCTGGTCTACAGTCTGATGCAACCAAAGTGGCACGTGAATGGGTTAGGATGATGGGAGCTAGTGTTGAAAAGTCGCAGCTTGAGGCTTGGGCGTTTCTGCAGTTCATCCTTGCATTTGGATTGGTGAAACAAACTCAGCCGGATCAAACTCTACAGCTTGCCTCTTATGTTTCTCACTTCAAACATGCGCCAAAGCTCTTTGAGTCTCTTGGTCTCACTCATGCCATCCCAGGTAAGTATTACTTCTACAACACATATGTCGCAttggtgtgtttttttttaaactctctCTGCTCTAACAAAGATCAAACTCTTCTTTTAATCTCCACAGGCTTTGTCACAGAGCTCCTAAACAAAGCCATGTGTATTCCTGCAGTCCGGTTTATGTTTTACTTCAAGGTGGAGAACAAATTTTCTCCACTGGAGATCTTGAAGGAACAGATCAACAATCTCAGACGCTCAGCCAAGGAAAGTAGAAGATATGAATCACAGGTTAAAGACTTCTCCAATCCATCTCTTCTTGTCAAACTGTATATTGTGTTTGATGGTTGACTTTGCAATCTATGTTGTGGCTTATAGGCTGAAGAAGCTAACAGAGATGCTGCTACACTGAGGGACATAATGGAACTCATTGAAGACTTCAAGCTTGAAATTGACATACCTGTGGATTTTATCTTTAAATTCATGGTTCCTCGGGAATTTCAAATTCAGAACCAACGTGTTCAATCAACGCATATGCAGGCTTCAGACACAGTTTTTCAAAGCTCATGCATTGCCACTGATGTCTCAAACCCGAGCTTTAGTGCTGCGCCAAATCAACCGGTAGAAACGTATGAAGCTGGTGGTTCAACTGAGTTCCAAGGTCAATCTTCACATCAAGCTGGTTCTAAACGTCCAAGGGTGGTGGAGGATCCTGAGGGTTCTAGACTGGTGATTAGACCCTGCATCAATCGACCACCAGGCTTTGGCAAATTCTAGTGCTCTATGTCTCAAGTTTAAGGCTATAACTAGCTAAGTAGTAGGAAGTAACTAACTAGAAACATCTTTTGTTTCTTTGGGTTTGATAAAGTCTCAGCTATTGTGGTTTAGTAAGCTCCATGGTTTCTCACTTAATGGATTTTGTTATGGAATTTTGGAGGCTGTTATGATcttgaattttaattattaatgcAACAAAAGCTCTTTCGAAAAGTTGTGTATACATTGATGTCGTCTCCTTCATATTATTATGATCTGTAAactttttgaaacataaatctCAATGTGCGGATACTTGGATtaattcaaatcaaaccagtGGCTAACACAAATTATTAAAGAAATTGTTATACAACTGAAAATACTCTCATTATTTCACAGTTTACGATCTGTATTCATACACACGGTTTAGTAAAAGGAAGTTTAACCGATAATTAATCTAAGTTAACCGGACCTCTCTAGTAACTCTTACGGTAAATAAATGAATTACTAATACTCATTGATTTTGGAAATATAATACTAAATTGATTTGGAAATCCAAACAAATATATTATCTAGCTTCTTTTCATCATTATCTACAACACAGAAGCCACAAGACAGAACAGCAGTTAAAAACTCAAAAGCAGACGTGAAGATACATATCATCATCAAGTTCGTTCGTGTTGTGAATTTCTAGGTTTCGTttcttttgatttgtttttttttaatgggtGACTTGATGGAGAAGGCAAGGAGCAGTCTAGCGCTTGTTGATCTAAGCAAACACAACTTTCACCGAACCCTAGATTCTCTCCAGGAAAGCGCtcattctcttcttctcctttccgTTCAATGGAAAGAGATCGAAGGGCACTTCGATTCCACGAAAGGCCTTCTCGAAGATCGAGCCAAAGAGCTACAAGCACGCGAGGAATcactcaatggccgagccatgGAACTTGAGGACAAGGAGAAGGAGCTTTCTTCGGTTCATGACTCGTTCAAAGCCAAAGTGGATGAGTTTGAGAAGATGGAGGTGAGGTTTCACTCGGAGTGCAAGGAAGCTTTGGAGACAAGGAAGGCAGAGTTTGAAGGGTTTACAAAGAGAATCGAGTCCATGGAGAAGGAACTAGAGCAGCAGAGAGATCTCAGACATGAGTTTGAGCCACTTGTTTCAATGTTGGGTAAAGACAAAGGCTGCTCAAGTGTTGCAACGTCTGTGGATGATTTGGTTAAGAGAAATCAAGCCTTGGCGAGAATGATTCCGTGTTTGGACCCGGCAAAGCTTGTTTTGGATGCTATACAAGCGTCTCTTAAAGATTTTAATGATAGTGTTGTTCTTAAAAGTTGCACCGTTTTGTTGGAGAAACTGATGGAGATGAATCTACCTATCACATGGGAGGTGAACCAAGAAGCGACTCAAATTGGTATTAACTGGATAAGTATGGCAAAAGCTAACACAAACAATGACTCTTTGGTGTTATGTTGCTTGTTGTTTCTGGCTGCTTATGGTTTGGCCTCTGTGACTACTCGTGAAGTGCTGTTAACCCTTTTAGAGCGGTTCCTTCTGTATGATCAAGCGCCGAGACTGTTTCGGCTTCTGGAGTTAGAACATAGTGTTTATGGTAATGCTTACTTGACTTTTGACTACTTTTTTAGTTGTTTCCCAAAAAGCTGAAACGTTTTTGTGAATAGGTGTGGTTGAAACTCTAAAGAACAAGGAAGAGTACTTAGCAGTACTGAGATTCATATGTGAGTTCAGGTTATACAAGCTTTGTCCAAGAGGGAGACCAGGAGCCCTTTTGCATGCGTACTTGATTTCATCAGAAAGAGCTGCTAGAGTTCCTTTTGGAACTGTAAACTTAATGGAGGCGCAGGTAAAgctaaactctctctctctctctctctctctctctctctctctctctctctctctctctctctctatggcTTATGATGTGTAAGTTGATTAAGCTTTGTTGACTTGTTGTAGAAAGCGAGGAAGGAGAAGATAAAAGCTGATGCAACCATGGCACTTGAGTGCATCCAAGAGAGGAAAGCTGAGCATATGTTCCCTCCTAAGATTCTTAATAAGCTGAGTCTACTAAAGAACGGTGAATCAGCAGCCAAGAGAGCAATGGAACCAGTTCATAAAAGTTCTGAGAATCAGGACACAACCAAACGACAAAGATTAACCGAACCAACCACTCCTACACAGAACTCAACAGGTATGTTGTTGATTCATCTATCAACCTTACTTTTAATACACTCGCTTTAATCAGAACACATGTGTATGTTTCTTCAGGTGAGAAGATTGATGAATCAGGAGTTAATCATCAGCCAGATGGCAAAGAAACACATCCACCAAGCACTGAAGCTAAGCCAAACAATCTCTGTGGCTCCATCAACGCAGACATGTTAAGGGAGGTACTAGAAAAGAAACCTCTAGAGAGTGATCTCTCCAATGCTTTCAgatgcacatcaaatccagcaAAGCTAGTTCTAGACACATCCATGTCTCTATGTCCTACAAACCTTGAAGGGAGCAGCTACCAATTCAAGCTGCTGATTACTTCAGATAGCTGCAACTTATTGTTGGACCAGCTGAAGAAGCTCCCTGTTCAAATAGGACATCCAGTAAAAGGGGATGCAAAGAAACTTGCTGTTTACTGGAGAGAAATGATTACAAAGAGTAAGAGTGATGAGTTAGAAGTAGTTTGTTTCCTAAAGTTTCTAGGTATCTATGGGATAGTGTCAGAGTTCAAGACCACTGACCTTCTAAATCTACTGGACAACTCTTATTGGCACACTGCATGTCCTGATCTTTGCCAGTTTCTTGGTTTAGACAATGCCATTACAGGtgattctctcttctctttactCTCCCACAATTGTGAAAAATAGTACTCCTTCCGTTCTATTaagataaatgttttaaaaaaagaaattatttcacaaagatatatgttttatgttttctagAAGAAATTGTGGacttaaaaatttattgaagtactattagttaaaaattattgaaaactgataattgtaaaaaaaatgatgcatttatttttaaagaacaGGAGGTAGTATTAAACATGCATGAACTTTGTGAACAGGTTTCATTCAAGACCTCATAAAGACTGGGCATCGCCTCAAGGCAGTTAACTACATATACTCCTTTGGTATGTTACATAAGTTCCATCCTGTTTCTGCTATTATAAACGATTCATTGAGGATTACAAAGGAGTCTGCAGAGAAGGCGTTTAGAGACGCAGAGAATGAACCTGCATCACAGGTAAAAGATTCATGTcctttctttgttttttctcaACTTAAAAGAGAGTTATGTTGTAACGCAGAGTAGACTTTACAGGTTGCTGCAATAGACAGGCAGATCAGGTCCCTAAGAGCCGGCATTAAATGCATAACGTGTCACAAACTTGAGTCAGAGTTCCAGCTCGACGACCTGGAGGAGAGGATCAAGTCGCTTTTGAAGCTTAGAAGAAACGTGTCTGATACGGCAGAACCACCAAGTTTAGGAGAGGTTGGTTCTGTCAGCAGCAACAACACACGTTTGGAACATTCAACGACGGCGGCTGTTTCCTCCTCTGCTAGCAAACCGGGTTCGAGAGGACAAAAGCGAAGTCAGAGCTCAGTACATGTTGCTTCTCACACAAGCAATCACTTTCCTGAACATGGCTCTTCCCTGAATCAAAGACTGACTTGGCCGGTGGATCATTACGGCAGAGGTTTCAACTCTGACTACAATCATAACCAGTGGACACAACCGGAGGGACCCCCTCAGTATCAGTATCACCAATATTATCAACAGTATGATCCTTATCACAGGAATCATTTCTAAGTGTATTATAGCTTTGTG is part of the Brassica rapa cultivar Chiifu-401-42 chromosome A09, CAAS_Brap_v3.01, whole genome shotgun sequence genome and harbors:
- the LOC103837328 gene encoding FRIGIDA-like protein 5 isoform X1; amino-acid sequence: MGDLMEKARSSLALVDLSKHNFHRTLDSLQESAHSLLLLSVQWKEIEGHFDSTKGLLEDRAKELQAREESLNGRAMELEDKEKELSSVHDSFKAKVDEFEKMEVRFHSECKEALETRKAEFEGFTKRIESMEKELEQQRDLRHEFEPLVSMLGKDKGCSSVATSVDDLVKRNQALARMIPCLDPAKLVLDAIQASLKDFNDSVVLKSCTVLLEKLMEMNLPITWEVNQEATQIGINWISMAKANTNNDSLVLCCLLFLAAYGLASVTTREVLLTLLERFLLYDQAPRLFRLLELEHSVYGVVETLKNKEEYLAVLRFICEFRLYKLCPRGRPGALLHAYLISSERAARVPFGTVNLMEAQKARKEKIKADATMALECIQERKAEHMFPPKILNKLSLLKNGESAAKRAMEPVHKSSENQDTTKRQRLTEPTTPTQNSTGEKIDESGVNHQPDGKETHPPSTEAKPNNLCGSINADMLREVLEKKPLESDLSNAFRCTSNPAKLVLDTSMSLCPTNLEGSSYQFKLLITSDSCNLLLDQLKKLPVQIGHPVKGDAKKLAVYWREMITKSKSDELEVVCFLKFLGIYGIVSEFKTTDLLNLLDNSYWHTACPDLCQFLGLDNAITGFIQDLIKTGHRLKAVNYIYSFGMLHKFHPVSAIINDSLRITKESAEKAFRDAENEPASQVKDSCPFFVFSQLKRELCCNAE
- the LOC103837328 gene encoding FRIGIDA-like protein 5 isoform X2, which codes for MGDLMEKARSSLALVDLSKHNFHRTLDSLQESAHSLLLLSVQWKEIEGHFDSTKGLLEDRAKELQAREESLNGRAMELEDKEKELSSVHDSFKAKVDEFEKMEVRFHSECKEALETRKAEFEGFTKRIESMEKELEQQRDLRHEFEPLVSMLGKDKGCSSVATSVDDLVKRNQALARMIPCLDPAKLVLDAIQASLKDFNDSVVLKSCTVLLEKLMEMNLPITWEVNQEATQIGINWISMAKANTNNDSLVLCCLLFLAAYGLASVTTREVLLTLLERFLLYDQAPRLFRLLELEHSVYGVVETLKNKEEYLAVLRFICEFRLYKLCPRGRPGALLHAYLISSERAARVPFGTVNLMEAQKARKEKIKADATMALECIQERKAEHMFPPKILNKLSLLKNGESAAKRAMEPVHKSSENQDTTKRQRLTEPTTPTQNSTGMLTHVYVSSGEKIDESGVNHQPDGKETHPPSTEAKPNNLCGSINADMLREVLEKKPLESDLSNAFRCTSNPAKLVLDTSMSLCPTNLEGSSYQFKLLITSDSCNLLLDQLKKLPVQIGHPVKGDAKKLAVYWREMITKSKSDELEVVCFLKFLGIYGIVSEFKTTDLLNLLDNSYWHTACPDLCQFLGLDNAITGFIQDLIKTGHRLKAVNYIYSFGMLHKFHPVSAIINDSLRITKESAEKAFRDAENEPASQVAAIDRQIRSLRAGIKCITCHKLESEFQLDDLEERIKSLLKLRRNVSDTAEPPSLGEVGSVSSNNTRLEHSTTAAVSSSASKPGSRGQKRSQSSVHVASHTSNHFPEHGSSLNQRLTWPVDHYGRGFNSDYNHNQWTQPEGPPQYQYHQYYQQYDPYHRNHF
- the LOC117128412 gene encoding golgin subfamily A member 4-like, with amino-acid sequence MVESWRKTHVELGLKGEELAKMETDLEKCRDDVSAEMEVLSRTQTHRRELDEEVERKTKDLTLVQKKLAECEKLFETSTSELVKTQDELECKREDLGQMEADFQRHRVKVITEKDDWERTQTHSRELEEEIERKRKDLTMVLDKIEECERHLESVEEQLDSQRKLRETQSSELVSKEKELQALSLDIDLREQTVISLNNDMESKAKELENVQKLIEERSAHCESFKLLIEEHSEELVSKEKRYDEITDDIRKLSLEIVFQEKTLGRAQAFIKKLSEKQDSAENKVDWTEKKLNSTRRHLERCIAKHKSKKKELRSVKDRYRDCLEDLDIKEKELKSVESILTERNKQVEEGEKMMQDLNSSIEELMGQLKLKQEEVCSINKTITECSGELKAKMKQRDQVQSSLTDLIAELSSVKKKIQDSLKELQSKEVELKDKSFALEERAKKVEEAEARLVDLERKSDGFQMKVEAKRKELNFIKNQVEVSLAESNAEEVRLSELRRLVEECAAEKILKASELSEVVETCRQMKTDLERYHAQVSAEMETLRKLEEAAERKLKDLTLVQDNIAECEKMFETRSSELVSKEKELEVLSLKIDLREQTVMSLNSDMKEACQRMENIQKLIEERSRQCESLKLLFEKHNEQLASAEIAPSLTPGTIVSLVP
- the LOC103837343 gene encoding uncharacterized protein LOC103837343, with translation MFKDPGRFVLTSVEKALTDASERGELSLEEPILMALVPLLEELARVGISTDPGLQSDATKVAREWVRMMGASVEKSQLEAWAFLQFILAFGLVKQTQPDQTLQLASYVSHFKHAPKLFESLGLTHAIPGKYYFYNTYVALVCFFLNSLCSNKDQTLLLISTGFVTELLNKAMCIPAVRFMFYFKVENKFSPLEILKEQINNLRRSAKESRRYESQVKDFSNPSLLVKLYIVFDG